One genomic region from Candidatus Woesearchaeota archaeon encodes:
- the tmk gene encoding dTMP kinase: MEKTYFISFEGIDGCGKDTQLQELAKAIKEDDNYPFGNKYSNIWITREPSHMTESGKEIARLIRQRDVSAKEAAELYVQDRKEHTVFIKDILNHSHILTSRYDVSTLIYQMTQGMSFEELYEMHNYEKEECISPDFTIIFELDADIAFKRTQNRNSVQECFEKIEFQRKLVDIQKEVIKRLEEKGRKIIIVNANQSIKEVTTQMLEKLNNSIKNS, encoded by the coding sequence ATGGAAAAAACTTATTTTATTAGTTTTGAAGGAATTGATGGTTGCGGAAAAGACACACAGCTTCAAGAACTAGCAAAAGCAATCAAAGAAGATGATAATTATCCTTTTGGTAACAAGTATTCAAATATTTGGATTACAAGAGAACCTTCTCACATGACTGAGTCAGGCAAAGAGATTGCAAGATTAATAAGGCAAAGAGATGTCTCAGCTAAGGAAGCTGCAGAGTTATATGTTCAAGATAGAAAAGAACACACTGTATTCATAAAAGATATTCTAAATCACTCTCACATCCTAACTTCAAGGTATGATGTATCAACATTAATTTATCAAATGACTCAAGGTATGAGTTTTGAAGAATTATATGAAATGCACAATTATGAAAAAGAAGAATGCATCTCGCCAGATTTCACAATAATATTTGAATTAGATGCTGATATTGCTTTCAAAAGAACTCAAAATCGAAATTCAGTTCAAGAATGTTTCGAGAAAATTGAATTTCAAAGAAAACTGGTAGACATTCAAAAAGAAGTAATAAAAAGACTTGAAGAAAAAGGAAGAAAAATAATAATTGTTAATGCAAACCAATCAATTAAAGAAGTAACTACTCAAATGCTTGAGAAATTAAATAATTCAATAAAGAACTCCTAG